A stretch of DNA from Streptomyces xanthii:
ATCCAGTCGATCCCGACCCTGATGATCGTCCGTGACCAGGTCGCGGTGTTCGCCCAGCCGGGCGCGCTGCCGCAGGAGGCCCTGGACGACGTGATCGGCCAGGCGCGCAACCTGGACATGGACGAGGTCCGCAAGTCCATCGCCGCGCAGCAGGAGCAGGAGCAGCAGGGGCAGTCCCCCTCCGACCAGGGCTGAGCCGGCGCACAGCGCGAAGGGCCGGACCCCACCACCCGGGGTCCGGCCCTTCGCGCTGTCTCAGGTGGACTCGCGGGCGATCGCCGTGGCGCCAAGGACGTCCCGTACGAGGGGTTCGGCGGCCGGGTCGCGGACCAGCCGGTCGACGAGCTCGGCGATCTCCCGGCCCGAGGGCAGGTCGACGCGGACGGTGCTCAGACGCGGCCGCAGCAGCCGCCCCAGCATCAGGTCGTCCGCCCCCATGACGGCTACGTCCCCGGGCACGTCGGCGCCCGCGTCCTGGAGGGCGCGCATCAGCAGCATCGCGTACTCGTCGTTGTACGCGAACACGGCGCCGGGCCCGCCGTCGCGCAGCTCGCGGGCGAGCCGGGCCGCGTCCTCCTCCTCGTACGAGAGCGGGAGCGGGACGGCTTCGGCGCCGGTGGCGCGGACACCTTCGAGGCGGGGCTCGGCGTAGGCGTCCAGGCCGTGCTCGCGCGGCATGACGACGCCGATCCGGTCGTGGCCGCGCGAGCGCAGGTGCTCGGCGGCGGCGCGGCCGACCGTGCGCTGGTCCATGAGCAGGGCGTGGGCGCCCTCGACAGGTTCGGGGCCGAGGGTGAGGACGGCCTTGGTGCCGGAGCGCCGGAGGACGGCGGTGCCGTCGGGTCCGATGCCGGTCGGGGCGAGGACGGCGACGGGGCGCAGTTCGGCCCAGGCGCGGGCGGCGTCCTCGCCGGTCAGGCCGACGCTGCCGTACTGGACGACGGTGTGGTCGAGGCGGCTGAGCGCCCACTGGAGTTCGTTGAGGAACGCGCTGTGGAGCGGGCCCGCGGGCATCTCCGGCGTGGGCAGCAGAACGATGCGGGTGTGGCCCGCGCGCAGGCTGCGGGCGGCGGCGTGCGGGACGTAGCCGAGTTCTCTGGCGGCCTCGCGGACGCGGTGCCGGGTGGGTTCGCTGATGCGGACGGCGCCGGTGTTGTTGAGGACGTAGCTGACGGTGGCGCGCGAGACCCCGGCCAGGCGCGCCACGTCGGCGCTCGTCGGCACGGAGGGCGCCACCGGCTCGGCGGGCTCGGCGGAGTCGCCGGACGTGAAGGACTCTCCGGACCTGGAGGAGGCGTCGGACGAGGGCGGGCGTGGGTCGGGCTGCTGGTTCGGTATCTGCACCATGACCCCCGGCATCCTTCCAGACCGCCCCGCGGCGACGGCCCCCGGGCGTGCCGTTGCGCGCCCGGACCGCTAACGTGCGTTCACCACAGGGGAATTGGAGGTGCCGTCGATGGCCACGGACACGCTGCCGGGTCTGCGGGACGCCGCACGGGCCCTCGCCGAGGGGACGACGTCCTCGCGCGCGCTGGTGGAACGGTCGCTGGAGCGGATCGAGGCCGCGCAGCCGGTGCTCAACGCGTTCCGGCTGGTGCGGGCCGAGGCCGCGCTCGCCGAGGCGGACACGGCGGACAAGCGGCTCGCCGCCGGGGAGCGGCTGCCGCTGCTCGGGGTGCCGGTGGCCGTCAAGGACGACATGGACGTGGCCGGGGAGCCGACCGCGTTCGGCTGCGCCGGCGACTTCCCGCCGCAGGTGCGGGACGCGGAGGCGGTGCGGCGGCTGCGCGCGGCGGGCGCGGTGATCGTCGGCAAGACCAACACGTGCGAGCTGGGCCAGTGGCCGTTCACGGAGGGTTCCGCGTTCGGCGAGACCCGCAACCCGTGGGCGCCGGGGCACACGCCGGGCGGCTCGTCCGGTGGTTCGGCCGCCGCCGTCGCCGCGGGCCTGGTGCCGGCGGCGCTGGGCTCGGACGGCGCGGGCAGTGTGCGGATCCCGGCGGCGTGGACGCATCTGGTGGGCATCAAGCCGCAGCGCGGGCGCATATCGACGTGGCCGTGGGCGGAGGCGTTCCAGGGCATCACGGTGAACGGGACGCTGGCGCGCACGGTCGGTGACGCCGCGCTGCTGCTCGACGCGGCGAGCGGCGCGCACGACGGCGATCTGCACCGCCCGCCCGCCGTGGAGGCGGCCGAGGCGGCGCGCCGCGATCCGGGACGGCTGCGGATCGCGCTGTCGCTGCGGATGCCGTTCACGGCGACGCCGAAGCGGCTGGACCCGCAGGTCAGGTCGCGGGTCGTGGCGCTCGCGGAGCGGCTCGCGGCGCTCGGGCACGACGTGGAGGAGGCGGATCCGCGCTACGGGCAGATCGGTCTGGCGTTCGTGCCGCGGGCGACGGCCGGGATCGCCGAGTGGGCGGAGCGGGTGCCCGATCCCTCGCTCCTGGACCCGCGGACCCGGGAGGCGGCCCGGATGGGCCGGGCGCTCGGCGGGGGGCCGCTGCGGCTCGCCCGGCGCGCCGAGGCGGCCCTGCACCGGCGGGTGGGCGCGGTGTTCGACACGTACGACGTGGTGCTCGCGCCGACGACGGCGACGCCCGCGCCCCGGATCGGCGCGATGGCGGGGCTCAGCGGCTGGCGCACGGACCGGGCGATGATCGCCGCGTGTCCGTACGCGTGGCCGTGGAACGTGCTGGGCTGGCCCGGGGTGAACGTGCCCGCGGGTCTGGCCGGCGGCGGCCTCCCGGTGGGCGCGCAGCTGCTCGGGCCCGCCCACAGCGAGCCGCTGCTGATCTCGCTGGCGGCTCAACTGGAGGCGGACCGGCGCTGGTTCGAGCACCGGCCGCCCGACTGCCGCTAGGACTCCTCCAGGGTGCGCCACAGTGCGGGTTCCTCGAAGCCGAGGGCCCACAGGACCGTGTCGCGCACCCCGTACCTGTGCAGCACCGGCAGATGCTCCGCGACACCGCGCGCGTCCTGGTACCAGACGTCGTGCTGCTCGCCGTCCTTGGTGTAGGTGAAGTGCGGGGTGCGGGACTCGGGGTCCAGGGTGTACGCGGCACCGACCTCGCGGCGCAGCGCCTCGGCCTGCCGCGAGGTGACGTGCCCGGCGCGGCCGGCCCTGCCGCGCGTCCAGTCCCAGCCGTAGGCGGGCAGCCCCATCTCCAGCTTTTCCAGGGGGACTTCGGCGGTGGCGCGGGTCAGGATCTCGTCGTACCACTGCGGGGTGGAGAGGGGGCCTGGCGTGCCGCCGGCGTCGTGCAGGTTGTACGCCATGACGCGCAGCCGGTCGGCGGCCGCCCCGAGGCGCTTGTAGTCCCAGATGCGGCCGGTGGAGCGGGTCTTGGGGCTGACGGTGACGACGCACTGTTTGTCCACGGCGTGCAGGCGGGCGCAGAGACCGGTGACGAAGTCGGCGAAGCCGTCACGTACGGCCGGGTACGTGGCCTCAGGGGTCGGCGCGATGGACTCGTAGTCGATGTCGAGCCCGTCGTAGGCGCGGCTGCGGACGACGGTGAGCAGGGTGTCGATGTGCGCGGCGCGCTGCTCCGGGCTGGTCATGACGGCGGCGAGGGCGCCGGGCGGCAGTTGTTCCATGACGGTCGGGACGACCTGGACCCCCCGGGCCCGCAGTCCGTCGATGATCGTCCGGTCACCGGCGCCCGGGAACCCGGCGACCTCGCCGGCGGAGCGGGTCTCGTACCAGAAGGGGCTGACGGTCCGCAGTTGCGCGGCGTGCGCGAGGGCCGACCGGTAGGCGTTCTCCTGGTCCCAGTACGGGAGCCAGGCGGAGACGGTGCGGGTCTTCTCGGGGACCGAAGGCGAGGGTGCCGGTTGCGAGGACCCCGAAGGCCGGGGAGCCGGAACCGAGGGCGGCGCCGGGTCCGACGAAGCCGTACGGGCGGCCGCCGGCGCGGGCAGAAGCGCCAGAACGGCCAGGACGGCAAGGGCCTTTGGGACCCAGCGGGATGTCCGGCCCGCCCTGACGGTGCGTCGCGGGCGCGGAGCGGGGGTGTGTCGTCGTGCCATGGTCCGAGCGTGTCGGCCCGGGGGTGGACCCGCCGCGCGGATTGCGCCGTCCAGGCTCTAACGTGACCCGCGTGACTGCCTTCAGGGATGACCCCGCGACCGACGCCGACACCTTCGCACAGCACCCGGGACGGGGCGGTGCGACCGCCACCGTCGAGGCCGAGCCGCGCGGGATCGGGCGGGTGCGCACCGAGTACGCGCCCGCGCACGACGGCGATCCGGACCCCGGGGAGATCGTGTGGACCTGGGTGCCCTACGAGGAGAACGACGGGCGGGGCAAGGACCGGCCCGTGCTCGTCGTGGCCCGTGAGGCGGCCGGCACGCTGCTCGCGGTGCAGTTGTCGAGCAAGCGGCACGACGACGACCGCGAGTGGGTGGCGATCGGCTCGGGGCCCTGGGACCGCGAGGGGCGGCCCTCGTGGGTGGACCTGGACCGGGTGCTGCGGGTGCACGAGCGCGGGATGCGGCGCGAGGCGTGCGCGCTGGACCGCGGCCGCTTCAACCTGGTGGTGCTGCGGCTGCGGGAGCGCTACGGCTGGCGCTGACCGGCGTCCCGTACGGGCGTCAGGACCCGCTCGAACGCCGAACGGGTCGTGGCGCCCCGGGTCCGGTCGAGGACACCGAACACGATCTCGTCGAAGGCGCCGGCGAAGCGTCCGGTGAGCAGGGCGCGGAACGCCTCGGCCACCTGCGCCGGATCGTTCTGGAACACGCCGCAGCCCCAGGCGCCGAGGACGAGTCTGCGGTAGCCGTGCGCGGCGGCGACCTCGAGGACCCGCTCGGCACGGGAGGCGAGCGCGGCGGGGATCTGTGCCACCCGATCGGGTGTGCGGGCCGCGATCACGCCCGCGTTCGGCGCGGGTGAGGTGAGGAAGCCGACCTCGTACGGCGTCTCCAGGAGGCGTCCGGTGTCGTCGCGGAAGACGGGCACCGCCGGGGCGTGGATCACCCGGTCCGTGTAGAAGACGTCCCGGTCGGCGCGGTGGTGGGCGTAGAACTCGGGGACCTCGACGAGGCAGGCGTAGAGCGCGGAGGCGCGGCAGACGGCCTCTTCCTGGGCCTGCGCGCCGTTCAGGTATCCGCCGCCCGGATTGCGGGCCGAGGCGAAGTTCAGGACCGCGACCGGCTCGGGGCGGGCGGCCGTCATGCGGCGGGCCGCGTCCAGGCTGCTCTCGCCGGTGACCGTGATCTCGGCCCGGCCGTCCCGGGGCAGCGCGGCGGGCACGGGCTCGGGACCGTACAGGCGGGTGCCCGCTCTGGCGCGGGCCACCACGTCCGCGATGCGGACGACGCGTCCGGTCCCCGTCGTGTACTCCCCCGCGCCGATGATCTTCTCCGTGTCCTGCGCGATCCCGCGCAGCCGGGCGCTCATGCCCGCTCCCCCGTCGTGCTCATGAACCGATCGTGAGCTTCCGGTGGCCGCCGGTGCAACAGGTTTTCCCGTCCTGGCGGACGCGCGAGGCGCACTCTTGTGCGATCCGCCGCGACCGTCTTGGGTGGGACGGGCGCCGCCGCACCGGCGGCGCCGGCACGGGCCCGAATCGACGGCGCGGTCCCCACCGGGGACCATGGAAGCGAACCGACCAGGAGGATCCCCGCATGACCGAGGGAGACTGTACGACGCTCGGTGACCTGGTCACCGAGACCGAGGCGGAGGCCCTGGTACAGGGCATCTGCTTCAAGACCGGCCCACCGCGCGCGGTGGGTGTGGAGCTGGAGTGGATCGTCCACGAGACGCACCGCCCCCGCCTCCCGTTACCGCCCGAACGGCTCGACGCGGCCTATGCCGCGCTGCGCGCCCTGCCGCTGAGCTCGGCGCTCACGGTGGAGCCCGGCGGCCAGCTGGAGCTCAGTTCGCTCCCCGCCGCCACCCTGACGGAATGCGTCTCGGCCGTACAGGCCGATCTGACCGCCGTCCGCACCGCACTCCGCGCCCACGGCCTCGTCCTGGCCGGCCACGGCACGGATCCGTGGCGCCCGCCCCGGCGGCTGCTGCGGCGCCCCCGCTACGACGCCCTGGAGGCCTCCCTCGACCGGGCGGGACCGGCCGGCCGCTCCATGATGTGTTCCTCCGCGTCGGTGCAGGTGTGCCTGGACGCCGGGTACGAGGAGCCGGGTCCGCTGGGGTACGCGCGGCGCTGGGTGCTCGGCCATCTGCTGGGCGCCGTGCTCGTCGCGGCCTTCGCCAACTCACCGATGCTGTCGGGCCGTCCGACGGGCTGGCGGTCGACGCGGCAGCTCCTGTGGGCGCGGATCGACGCGGGCCGTTCCGCGGCGCCGTCCCCGGACGGGGAGCCGCGGGAGGCATGGGCGCGGCGGGTGCTCGACGCGCCCGTGATGTGCGTGCGCAGCGCCGACGGGCCGTGGGAGGTGCCGGAGGGGCTGACGTTCCGGGACTGGGCGCGCACGGGGGAACCGCGCCGGCCGACCCGCGACGATCTCGACTACCACCTGACGACGCTGTTCCCTCCGGTGCGCCCGCGCGGCCATCTGGAACTGCGCATGATCGACGCGCAGCCGGGCGAGGACGGCTGGCTGGTGCCGCTCGCGGTGACGACGGCGCTGTTCGACGATCCGCAGGCCGCGGAGACCGCGTACCGGGCGGTGAAGCCGCTGGCCGAGCGGGCCGGGGAGCGTCCCGCTCCGCACAATCCGCTGTGGCGCGACGCGGCCCGTCTGGCGCTGACCGATCCCGAGCTGCGGGAGGCGGCGACGGCCTGTTTCGCGGCGGCGCTCGAGGCGCTGCCCCGGCTCGGCGCGGGCGCGGAGGTGCGGCGGGCGGTCGAGGACTTCCACCGCCGCTACGTGCTGCGCGGCCGCTGCCCGGCCGACGACGTGCTCGATCCGCTCACGCAACCGCCTGTCCAGGGGAGGACCGTCCGCTCATGACCACCGAGGAGAACCGCACCGACTTCCTCACCGATCCTGAGGCGCTGCGCGTCCGCGCGGTGGAGGCCCTGGAGGCGGCGCGCCGTCGCACCACCCTCCTGACGAGCTGTGTGGAGGATCCCGAACTGACCGCGCAGCACTCCCCGTTGATGTCGCCGCTGGTCTGGGACCTGGCTCACATCGGCAACCAGGAGGAGCAGTGGCTCCTGCGGGCGGTCGCGGGCCAGGAGGCGATGCGGCCCGAGATCGATCCGCTGTACGACGCCTTCGAGCACCCGCGTTCCGAGCGGCCGAAGCTGCCGCTGCTGGCGCCGGAGGAGGCGCGCGGCTATGCGGCGGACGTGCGCGGGCGGGCGCTGGACGTGCTGGAGAAGGCGGCGTTCGACGTGGACGGCCCGGCCCGGCTCACCCGGGCGGGGTTCGCGTTCGGCATGATCGCCCAGCACGAGCAGCAGCACGACGAGACGATGCTGATCACGCACCAGCTGAGGACGGGCGCGGCGGCCCTGACGGCTCCGGATCCGGAGCCGGCCGCCGCGCCGTTCGCGGGCCCTGCCGAAGTGCTGGTGCCCGGGGGCCCGTTCACGATGGGCACGTCGGCGGAGCCGTGGGCGCTGGACAACGAGCGGCCCGCGCACACGCGTGAGGTGGCCGCGTTCCACATCGACACGACACCGGTCTCGAACGCCGCGTACATGGAGTTCCTGGCCGACGGCGGCTACGAGGATCCGCGCTGGTGGGACCCGGCCGGCTGGGCGGCGGTCCGTGAACACGGCCTGCACGCGCCGCTGTTCTGGCGGCGCGAGGCGGGCGACTGGGTGCGCCGCCGGTTCGGCGTGACGGAGTTGGTGCCGCCGGACGAGCCGGTGCTGCATGTGAGCTGGTACGAGGCGGACGCCTACGCCCGCTGGGCGGGGCGGCGGCTGCCGACCGAGGAGGAGTGGGAGAAGGCGGCCCGGCACGATCCGGTGACGGGCCGCTCGCGGCGCTATCCGTGGGGCGACGCCGATCCGACGCCGGAGCGCGCCAATCTCGGCCAGCGGCATCTGCGTCCGGCTCCGGTCGGCAGCTGTCCGGAGGGTGAATCGCCGCTCGGAGTGCGGCAGTTGATCGGGGACGTGTGGGAGTGGACGTCCAGCGACTTCGCCCCGTATCCCGGGTTCGTGGCGTATCCGTACCGGGAGTACTCGGAGGTGTTCTTCGGGCCGGAGTACAAGGTGCTGCGGGGCGGTTCGTTCGCGGTGGCCGATGTGGCCTGCCGGGGCACGTTCCGCAACTGGGACTATCCGGTGCGGCGGCAGATCTTCTCCGGGTTCCGCACCGCCCGCGACGCCGGACCGGTCGCCCGGGAGGCCCGCTGATGTGCCGTCATCTGGCCTATGTGGGGCCGCCGGTGGCGCTGGGTGAGGTGCTCGACGCTCCACCGCACAGTCTGTTCCGGCAGTCGTGGGAACCGCGCCGGCAGCGGCACGGCACCGTCAACGCGGACGGGTTCGGGGTCGGCTGGTACGCGGAGGGCGACCCGGTGCCGGGCCGCTACCGGCGGGCCGCGCCGATCTGG
This window harbors:
- a CDS encoding TIGR02452 family protein is translated as MSARLRGIAQDTEKIIGAGEYTTGTGRVVRIADVVARARAGTRLYGPEPVPAALPRDGRAEITVTGESSLDAARRMTAARPEPVAVLNFASARNPGGGYLNGAQAQEEAVCRASALYACLVEVPEFYAHHRADRDVFYTDRVIHAPAVPVFRDDTGRLLETPYEVGFLTSPAPNAGVIAARTPDRVAQIPAALASRAERVLEVAAAHGYRRLVLGAWGCGVFQNDPAQVAEAFRALLTGRFAGAFDEIVFGVLDRTRGATTRSAFERVLTPVRDAGQRQP
- a CDS encoding amidase, translated to MATDTLPGLRDAARALAEGTTSSRALVERSLERIEAAQPVLNAFRLVRAEAALAEADTADKRLAAGERLPLLGVPVAVKDDMDVAGEPTAFGCAGDFPPQVRDAEAVRRLRAAGAVIVGKTNTCELGQWPFTEGSAFGETRNPWAPGHTPGGSSGGSAAAVAAGLVPAALGSDGAGSVRIPAAWTHLVGIKPQRGRISTWPWAEAFQGITVNGTLARTVGDAALLLDAASGAHDGDLHRPPAVEAAEAARRDPGRLRIALSLRMPFTATPKRLDPQVRSRVVALAERLAALGHDVEEADPRYGQIGLAFVPRATAGIAEWAERVPDPSLLDPRTREAARMGRALGGGPLRLARRAEAALHRRVGAVFDTYDVVLAPTTATPAPRIGAMAGLSGWRTDRAMIAACPYAWPWNVLGWPGVNVPAGLAGGGLPVGAQLLGPAHSEPLLISLAAQLEADRRWFEHRPPDCR
- a CDS encoding type II toxin-antitoxin system PemK/MazF family toxin; amino-acid sequence: MTAFRDDPATDADTFAQHPGRGGATATVEAEPRGIGRVRTEYAPAHDGDPDPGEIVWTWVPYEENDGRGKDRPVLVVAREAAGTLLAVQLSSKRHDDDREWVAIGSGPWDREGRPSWVDLDRVLRVHERGMRREACALDRGRFNLVVLRLRERYGWR
- a CDS encoding LacI family DNA-binding transcriptional regulator encodes the protein MPGVMVQIPNQQPDPRPPSSDASSRSGESFTSGDSAEPAEPVAPSVPTSADVARLAGVSRATVSYVLNNTGAVRISEPTRHRVREAARELGYVPHAAARSLRAGHTRIVLLPTPEMPAGPLHSAFLNELQWALSRLDHTVVQYGSVGLTGEDAARAWAELRPVAVLAPTGIGPDGTAVLRRSGTKAVLTLGPEPVEGAHALLMDQRTVGRAAAEHLRSRGHDRIGVVMPREHGLDAYAEPRLEGVRATGAEAVPLPLSYEEEDAARLARELRDGGPGAVFAYNDEYAMLLMRALQDAGADVPGDVAVMGADDLMLGRLLRPRLSTVRVDLPSGREIAELVDRLVRDPAAEPLVRDVLGATAIAREST
- the egtA gene encoding ergothioneine biosynthesis glutamate--cysteine ligase EgtA, with the protein product MTEGDCTTLGDLVTETEAEALVQGICFKTGPPRAVGVELEWIVHETHRPRLPLPPERLDAAYAALRALPLSSALTVEPGGQLELSSLPAATLTECVSAVQADLTAVRTALRAHGLVLAGHGTDPWRPPRRLLRRPRYDALEASLDRAGPAGRSMMCSSASVQVCLDAGYEEPGPLGYARRWVLGHLLGAVLVAAFANSPMLSGRPTGWRSTRQLLWARIDAGRSAAPSPDGEPREAWARRVLDAPVMCVRSADGPWEVPEGLTFRDWARTGEPRRPTRDDLDYHLTTLFPPVRPRGHLELRMIDAQPGEDGWLVPLAVTTALFDDPQAAETAYRAVKPLAERAGERPAPHNPLWRDAARLALTDPELREAATACFAAALEALPRLGAGAEVRRAVEDFHRRYVLRGRCPADDVLDPLTQPPVQGRTVRS
- a CDS encoding glycosyl hydrolase family 18 protein, with protein sequence MARRHTPAPRPRRTVRAGRTSRWVPKALAVLAVLALLPAPAAARTASSDPAPPSVPAPRPSGSSQPAPSPSVPEKTRTVSAWLPYWDQENAYRSALAHAAQLRTVSPFWYETRSAGEVAGFPGAGDRTIIDGLRARGVQVVPTVMEQLPPGALAAVMTSPEQRAAHIDTLLTVVRSRAYDGLDIDYESIAPTPEATYPAVRDGFADFVTGLCARLHAVDKQCVVTVSPKTRSTGRIWDYKRLGAAADRLRVMAYNLHDAGGTPGPLSTPQWYDEILTRATAEVPLEKLEMGLPAYGWDWTRGRAGRAGHVTSRQAEALRREVGAAYTLDPESRTPHFTYTKDGEQHDVWYQDARGVAEHLPVLHRYGVRDTVLWALGFEEPALWRTLEES
- the egtB gene encoding ergothioneine biosynthesis protein EgtB, coding for MTTEENRTDFLTDPEALRVRAVEALEAARRRTTLLTSCVEDPELTAQHSPLMSPLVWDLAHIGNQEEQWLLRAVAGQEAMRPEIDPLYDAFEHPRSERPKLPLLAPEEARGYAADVRGRALDVLEKAAFDVDGPARLTRAGFAFGMIAQHEQQHDETMLITHQLRTGAAALTAPDPEPAAAPFAGPAEVLVPGGPFTMGTSAEPWALDNERPAHTREVAAFHIDTTPVSNAAYMEFLADGGYEDPRWWDPAGWAAVREHGLHAPLFWRREAGDWVRRRFGVTELVPPDEPVLHVSWYEADAYARWAGRRLPTEEEWEKAARHDPVTGRSRRYPWGDADPTPERANLGQRHLRPAPVGSCPEGESPLGVRQLIGDVWEWTSSDFAPYPGFVAYPYREYSEVFFGPEYKVLRGGSFAVADVACRGTFRNWDYPVRRQIFSGFRTARDAGPVAREAR